The genome window aTATCAGAAAGCTCAAAATGTATAGAACCATATTTCTTGCCTTTTGATAATAATTGATCATTTGACGAGAGATTCATCAACAGGAAAATTTTTTCACAAGCTCCAACAGATTGAAGTAATGACGACAGGTTGTCTTGCACTCTCCATGCCGCATAAATCAACCACTCACAGTAGAAAACATATTTAGTAAGCAGCTCAGCTGATACGTGACCAGTCAAAATAGACATGCCGCCTAAAAGAACTGCCAAAACCTATAAAATTTAGTTTGACAACAAATGGACATTAAAATTGATGCTGTCCACAATATTTTCTTGCAAGAAACACACACCATCTACAGTATGCTCTTTTAGATTCTCATCTATTCCTAGAGTTTTCAAAGCCTTGGGAAGAGATAAACCTGTGTAAAGCGATAAAGGGAATGAAAACTCATACTCCAGAATCCATTGGCAGCACTTTCTCGAATTCCCACAAGGGCTATGTTCTCGAGTTGCTGCACAAACCTAACAACAAACGAGCAGGAAAACGTTATTCACGACAATCATTAAACCAAATATATCAATATGCCCTCATTATCTTTTTGGCCAAACATTTGAAAAGATACAAATCAAAGCTAAAAACTTTCAAAGGCATTCTTGTAAAGATTGTTACCTTTCAACTTCCTGTCTTTCTGTTCCATATGCTCTGACAGCTCTGATCAGAGAAAGTGTTTCTGTTGCAACCTGGATTGTATGAAAAGGTGGCAATGAAAGAAGGAAAACTATTTGTAATTTAGCCAAATTAAATCAGGTAAATTAGATGGATGAAGAATACGGCAGCTCTTCTTCTCTTACTTCATTTGCAGAAGCTGTATAGTCTTGGCTAAGCTTCGCTGCTTTCTTTTGGTACCTGTCAAATTTAACAGAATTTGAGATATTGCAAAAACATATTAACCAGTACAAGAACCTAGACAAGTACATGCACCAGAATCTCATAAGCAACACAAAGATATAATACTTGCAAATTTTCAGAATGACCTAATTGGTTGAACACCAGCAAACTATTGATTAGCTCATTTAATACTCTTTACTAGAATTTTCCAAGCTGAATCAAGATCAAGAATGACAATATATTAGAGTTGATGAAAGTCCTTAAAATACGTGGGCTCACCTGccataaaaaagaaagattacTGATAGCAGAGAGCATATCACCATCGTTGACAGCGCAAGAGGCCAAGACAAAGTCACCAAATAGATGAATGCTCCTGTTCCCTAGAAGTTACAATTCACATTACTAGCTGTACGAGATGAAAGATCAACTGATTACCAGGACAACTAAGCAAGATCACATACGAACCAGAATTGAAAAACCAACTTACCTGAAGCAAGTTGCGTACAATCAGATGTAGATTGCCTCCAAAAGTGTGGGATAATCTTTGACAGTCTGTTCCAAGCCTGCTGGTCAAATCACCGACAGCTTCGGtacgaaaaaaggaaaaatcctgtATGACAGGCAATTTTGATACATCATAAAAGTGGCAACTGACAGTATATCTcaaaataccagaaaattagTAGCATGCACATTATGTATTGAAACTAATGCAGAAGTCAAACCTGATCAAGAAGAATGCTGTACAGAGTTTTCCTCATACGTTTAACCTGCTTGATTGGGTCTTGTACCATCAGTTATGACTTTGACGAAAGAATGAGTACACATTTAAACAGGTTGTATGGAGGGCAGATGTTCAACCAGACCATATCATTACAAATGCTAGGTGGTCTTGAAGAGAGGGTCAGTTGATGACTATAAAGAGTAGATAAAAAGCAACTCTAGTAGTAAGAGTAAGACAATGAAGAAAACCACCAGGCTATCAGACCTATGCCTACACAATTAGCGCCGGTGAAATAACAACAGAAAAACATtgaataaaacaaaagaaatagaaGCATTTTAAACATTAacacagaaaaaaaatgaattccTTGACAAGGGTGTGGAAAAGCTTCCAATTGATACATTATGAACTTGCCATGAGGAAGAACAAATCCACGAGTAAACATTTTCCTCTCTTCCTTGTTCCTTTTTATTGGGTTATTCATGCTTctcttttgagttgtttttgtaGGGAGGATAACATACGAATGAAACTCATCTTACATAAGCCATTCTAAGACTAAGGTTCCAAGCATGTACCTAAATCAAGAGAAGACTATAATTGACAGCATGTCAAGGGAATGAGTAGTTTAATTGTTTATGTGTGTTTGAGATAAAAACACAAGGAAAAGATTGAAATGTTCTTTGACATATATAAGTCCTTGACAACAGATGATCTTCTCCTCGATTGAGTATCTGATTTGTCAACGTGCCGCTGAAGGCAAATATGAATAATCTAAAATACTTGCACTGATTTGTTGCCTCCAAGTTAGGTTGTCATTGCAGATCTCACAAAATTCAAGAAGCATTTACTTTTTAAGGCAACCGGTTTCTTGTATTTAACTGATCAAGCTATACAAGGAACAACTCCGCCCAATAGATATAGGAcataaaatattttgaaaattaaaagaaaaaacactCGTCAACAAACCACACTGTTAGTCTCTAGACTCACCAAGACAGTATTTGCAACGGCAAAGCAGCCACTTCGCAAGCCACTGTCCATAAAAATTCATGCACCTGTCACTAATTTTAAATAGTACCCTTCATGGCTTATAACTAGTTAATGGTCTCTGAGACACATGGAATATGACGCCTTAAAAGCAACAATTTGAAATATGAGCATTCAAAGTCGAAGAAGGCCAATAGACCTGCAAATCCCAGAAGTGAaacaaaggaaaactagtaacTTTGAGTTCCCCAGGAACACGTCCCGGTTACCACTGTGTGCAGCGAAGATTGATGCAGCCAATATACTTGGTATTGAGATCTCCGCTACCTGAACAATAAAAATGCCGCATTATACAGTAATGAGCGTAGATAGCTAACAACCACGGAATTAAAGGGGCaaccttctctctctctctctcaatatTAAAAGTTGATTTAAAACACTCTGGCCGAAATGGTAGAAATAGAGCTAGTTTGACGAGTGAAAATGAACCAACCGCAGCTATGGCAAGGGCGGCAAAGGCTGTGCATAGGACCCATCTCTGATCAGCCACCAGCGTCCACATCCTAGCAAGGGCATAGGGAAGACTCACTGGATTGGCTGAAGTAGGGGAGCCATCTTGTTTTCCCTCTGCATTATATAAATTCCACCAACTCCCACCTGGAATAAAAGGCCTAACAATATTCACCCATTCCTTTAATTTGTCAAAATTAGAGTCCCCTATTTGAAGTCCATCATCATCGTCATCTTGATATGCTTCCGGAGAAACACCACCGCCTTTTACGGATGAAGACTCTGAAAAGTGGGAGTATTTTCGAGATTGAACATTTGGGACTGAGATTGAATATGGAAATCTCAACTTACTATTGAAGGCTAGGTTCAAGTGTAATTTACGAATAGTGATATTTGTACTACGGAGTTTTCCAAATTCAGGGCTAGAATGAGTGCGGGGACTGGTCAAACAAATTGCCATGCTCCTATCATCCTAATCAAACTCAAAAGTGATTGTATTCTTCAGTTGGCGGCAAAACAAGCATCTTCACAAATAGAAACCCCCCATAATTCCCATTGCCATAAAGGAACCACTGCTTCTAGCACTTGCCGTTCTATATCCGAATGAACATTTGCAACATCACATTCAGCAGCGCGACATGGAAAGGCAGCTTCATTACCTTACCGTCCCTCAGCTCGTGTATCTGGCCTGGCAAGTGTACTCGAGTATCGGCCAAGTTTAGCGATCCGGTAGGAAATaatatgggataatttcagagaATCTCCCCTGAGGTTTATAACAATTTCATTGATCTCTCTAAAGtttacaaaattacatttttctcCCCCtaatttgatagttttaatGATCAAACCTTAAAATAACATTGACttagtcaaatttttaaatgaataccctaaaatattcttgtgtaatgagttttaatatattttcttaTACAATTGTAAGATTATCTAGaacaaatacaagaaaaatgCTAAATTTTTCTTGTCTATATCTAATATTTGAGAAatgactataataataattttatgaTTATAATAGGATTtctttttagtattttattatgaatttataTCTATATAATAGAGAAGAAAGTGGGATTACCATATGTTGGTAGTAAATTTGGGtcatttcttttcatttattgTTGATCTTGATACCAACGAAAAATGGAAAACATATCACCTAAAATATTGGATCACGTATAAAGTTAATTCATCAAAAAAATTACTAACTCGACATTTGGTTACAATATAAGCTATAGACAATAATGATAGTTCTTTAGTCTTGTTGGGAAAAAATGAataagaaggaagatgaatgaaaaaaaaatacttgtaAAACTCATTCTTAATATGAGCATaccaaacaagaaaatttcattTAAATGTTTAAGGAttgtattgtcattttaaatgacaaCAAAAGGTATgcatagtttttaaattatcaaAAGAGCTAAGTGAAATTATAAAAAATCTCAAAAGAGgattctaaaattatcccaaatagtATGCATGAACCCAAGTCGGGCAATATGGAATGATCTGGAATCAAGCTCTTAACACGTAATTATAATTAGTAGGTTTTAAGGGATGTCCAATGCAATCATTAAAAAATGCATTTGTAAAAActattttgataataaaaattatGGAAGGTACAATTAATCTATAAGAAGTCTACGATAACAAAATAACTTGTTTTATTGTTAATTGGAGAAATGTAAGTGGTTTACAATTGTGAAATAAGTGATTAAAAAACAAATAATCTTTGCAGAAATAATGTTGTTAGATTTCGGAATTTCTTTTTGACCTATTTAAGACCATTATatctttataattaaataataGTTTGAAACTGCAGTGATTTATTAAAAAGTACTTCACTTAAGAAAGATTTTAATACAAGTGCTCATTAAGTAATTAAGTATGTTGTTTAGATGCATGTTCAATGAGTTagataatatataatttaaaaattttaaatgtatttatctctttattgaGTTCataatattaaataaaataattaaatttcatattttattttttaaaactcaAAAAGACCAATTTGAACTCTTACTAAAAGTGCTACTTTTAAATTTATGGGATGATTTTTACCAAACATCTCAAAATTACTTTTATcatatgcttttcttttttttgggcaaaagcACTGAACTTCTAGACGGgatgtaaaaatatttttaaaattagaaaaaaaagtgATCATTGCCTCTGGTTAAAATAATGGAGCATTACTAGAAAGTATCATAAAATATTGCAACTAACAAGATGTAATTACTAACGGTGTGACAGCAGCTTTGAAGATCCTCTTCAATTTTACCTCTTAAGTCTTACCCCATTCTACCTCATATTACCTTATTACTTTTGCTAGTCAACAGCAATACACAGTGTTATAATAATTGTCATGACCTCCACTATGATGCATTCAAGTAACTTAATAAAGTTAAAGTTTTAATTGTATCAATTTTGAAAATACGTGTTCAGAGTTTGAATCGGTCGCAAGAAAAGGTGCATGAAGTCACACTATTTGATCTCGGTAACACGAAAAGTCTACTTAACTTTTCTAGAATTCAACCAAATATTTGTTACTCTTTACTACTTTCTAAGAATAGGAGTATGAACGAAATTTTGAAGGTAACCACAACAAGTGTAATTTCTGAAACCGCGGGGAGGTCCTTGTAAAAATAATAGCACATCTCAGGGGTGGTAAGCGTAATATCGCAAGCGCTGCTTTTTACGACGTCGTTATGGATCTCGTTCCCCTAAAGATGCTAGCAGCACAGCTGTAAGTGCagatcgaagtcgaaaaagagTGAACTGTGCAGTTGCCGGCGGGTGGCAACCGCTCCGCTCCCAACCTAAAAGACGCCATGGCAGAGAAAGAGCCCGTGAAGTCGAAGCCAAGACCAATCATACGATTAGGCCTCTTCCTCATGTCTCATAGTCTCCTTGTTAGGTATATAcgctattttattttattttatttttataatttatattgtaaatgtctGCGCGCCATTTATATGTGCATTCAAGCTTTACGGAATGCGGATTTCATGTTTTTTTAACGGAGTTTGGATTTGCAAAGCTGATAAATGTTGTACTTTGGTATGGAATTGCAGTGTAGTGTGCTGTACGGCTGGCATTTTGGCGCTCCTGCTCTTGCCTGTTCTCGCCAAGAACACCTACATTTCCGAAAACGCTCTCATGCCTGGTTAGTTTAACTTAAAAACTTCCTTTTCTGGTGCTTGCTATTGTTGTCATGATGCGTGTACATGTATGTGATTTTCTTGTTTCCTAAAAACGAacattttcatctatttattaaaaaaaatacacttttttttttttagttgtttCGGATGATGTGCTTGTTTGAGACCAGACTACGTCTTGAAGCCTAAATTTCACTTAACTGCGATTTGGCGCCACTGGAAATGCTGCAGACTATCTCAGACCGTAGGAACTTCAATTTGAACATTGTTGTTGAAGATAAATACCAGTGGTTTATATGCCCTGCTCAGCTGAGCTATAAAGTTTAATATATGTCTGTTGTCTGATGTGTATGCTTTGAGGCGAAAAGCTCCTGGAGTGTTCTGAGTTGTAACTAATGTGAATTTTTACTATGTGCGGTTCAACAATATCAATAATCAGTTGAGTCTGTGTTTACAGTTCCATGACCTTGACTAAAATTTTGATTATAACTTTTCTATTATCTGATTTTAACAACATAGTCATGTTCATGTAGGGTTTGTGGACTTCATTAGTCAATCATTAACATCCTATGTTGCTTGCCAAAATAATGCTGTTCTTGATTTTTACTTGTGGCATCTTGACCTGTTAATCTTCAGGTTCTGCCAGCCCAATGCTCTCCAGTGATGATGTTTCGGAGGCAAGCAGATTTGTGGACAAGATTTTGAGCTTAGATTCAAGTTCTGCAAGCTTAGGCATGTGAGTAACTTTCCAcaattttttgttgtttctgtGCTGATATTCTACTCAAATGCTCTCTTCAATTATTATTGAAAATGTTATAATTACAGAATGGGTAAATAACCAACAACATGTCTATCTTTGTTGACTTTTTCCTCATAAATCTGGTGGACATCATGTGACACTAGCTACTAAGCAGTATTTTTCTCGATATGGCTTTTTTGTGCTTCAGTGGTGGTGTGAGACATGGAATGCAGTAATAGGATTTTCGACATCATGGTTTTGCAATAAAGCATTCATCTGTTTCAGAATTATATCACCATactatcttctttttcttttctaagttGCACTTTTTGTACATTTTCTCTGCCTTTTCATGTTTGGATGTAGAGAAATTCCGAGATTGATAAAGCAGCATATTACAGCATTGGGTGGCGAAGTTAATTATCATGAATTTAGATCCCAATTGAATACATTCCGTCCACTGCAGTTTTTTGCCAGTCCTGATCCTGGAATCATCCAAGAGAATTATAGTTGTATGTCATATGGTCTTAATACTGTTGGAATTATTAGAGCTCCACGTGGAGATGGGAAGGAAGCTATAGTAATAGTGACACCTTACAATTCTAGGAAAGTCACTGCCGGCGAGGCTTTATCACTAGGCATTGGATACTCTGTCTTCTCTTTGCTAACCCGAGTTACTTGGCTTGCAAAGGATATTATATGGCTGGCTTCAGATTCACAATATGGGGAATATGCTGGAGTAGCTGCTTGGCTCAGAGAGTACCATACACCATTCTTTGGTGGCTTGGGAAAGCTACATTCTGAAATATGTTGTGAACCAAGTGGTTTTTCTGAGTTCGAAACAGATGCAATTTTAGAAACAGGAATTTCTGATACTTTTCGACATGCTGGCACAATGGCTGCTGCTCTTGTTATTAAAGTAGCAGATAGTAGCTCAGAGTTTGAGAAGGATGCCCTTAGCATTTATGCTGAAGCGTCCAATGGTCAGATGCCAAATCTGGATTTGGTCAATATCGTGAACTATCTAGCAGTACATGGGCAGAATTTAAGGGTGAAGGTGGAGAAAATACAGTCATTTCTTCACTCTTGGTGGCTAAGGGGTCTGGGTGGACTATTTGAGTCTCTGGGAAAACTTGCTAGAAGTCTGAACCCTCAATGGAGCTTTGGTATATCAATTGCTGAATATGTTGAAGGTTCTGCTACACTTGCCAGCTCCCTGTATAATCAGGTACTGAAACCTACTTTCTCTCTAATTTATTTACTGAACTAATCAAGTATGAAAGACTTTTGCTAAAGATTTGGGAACTATGTCTTTTTTCAGGCATTGGGTGTTCCAACAGGTCCACATGGGGCTTTTCGTGACTATCAAGTAGATGCAATAACTATGGAGTTCTCACGCCAGCTTTCACCAGGTTATAGAAACCGACGAACTGAGTTCCTTATGCGAGGAGGCAGGTTGGCTTTAGTTTGATTTAACAAGTTGAAATTTTCCGATTCCTATGGATTATCTTAAACAGATAGCAAGTAAATAACCTGCAGTTTCAGGAATTGTCTGCAAACACCTATATGGTTGGAAATATGTTTCTGAATAAGTAGTTTGGCTTCCGTCCGGTGTATGCAtgtgtgcatttttttttaacatgagGTCACCATGACTTCTTGTTGTTTTAGTCTTTTTAGATTGGCCACTAAAACTtctatattttcatccactagACATTTACATGTTCTTTCAAGGAGAATTTAATATCGTGAACTATTCAATTTTATCGTGAACTAAAACTTGTTCTCTCAAGTTTTCTATGGATTCCTATTCAATTTAGATGGTCTTTTCTCCTTTGAACCAAAACTTTATCACTTTTGTGCAGGTTGGTAGAAGGAGTTGTACGATCTGTAAATAACCTGCTTGAGAAGTTTCACCAGTCCTTCTTTCTATATCTCTTAACGTCTCCGAATAGATTCGTTTCTGTTGGAGTTTACATGATTGCTTTTGCATTGCTCGTTGCTCCCCTTCCCATGGTTGCAGCTTCACTCTTTTCTGATGCCAGTAAATTGGGTTCTATGAATGAGCAATCCACTTCAGGCCC of Coffea arabica cultivar ET-39 chromosome 5c, Coffea Arabica ET-39 HiFi, whole genome shotgun sequence contains these proteins:
- the LOC140007571 gene encoding ABC transporter B family member 26, chloroplastic-like isoform X2 — encoded protein: MAICLTSPRTHSSPEFGKLRSTNITIRKLHLNLAFNSKLRFPYSISVPNVQSRKYSHFSESSSVKGGGVSPEAYQDDDDDGLQIGDSNFDKLKEWVNIVRPFIPGGSWWNLYNAEGKQDGSPTSANPVSLPYALARMWTLVADQRWVLCTAFAALAIAAVAEISIPSILAASIFAAHSGNRDVFLGNSKLLVFLCFTSGICSGLRSGCFAVANTVLVKRMRKTLYSILLDQDFSFFRTEAVGDLTSRLGTDCQRLSHTFGGNLHLIVRNLLQGTGAFIYLVTLSWPLALSTMVICSLLSVIFLFYGRYQKKAAKLSQDYTASANEVATETLSLIRAVRAYGTERQEVERFVQQLENIALVGIRESAANGFWSMSFHSLYRFTQVLAVLLGGMSILTGHVSAELLTKYVFYCEWLIYAAWRVQDNLSSLLQSVGACEKIFLLMNLSSNDQLLSKGVKLSKLRGDIDFVNVSFHYPSQNMIFIDHFSHRELDIRWLRGKIGFVGQDPHLFNMDIKSNICYGCNRNIRQEDIEWAAKQAYAHNFISSLPNGYGTIINDNLLSRGQKQRIALARAILRDPEILVLDEATSALDAESEYYIKCFLQSFKIKTKRTVIVIAQRMSTLEAADNILVIDGGQIVEHGKHSDLLRKDGLYARLWRIQANAWA
- the LOC140007571 gene encoding ABC transporter B family member 26, chloroplastic-like isoform X1; its protein translation is MAICLTSPRTHSSPEFGKLRSTNITIRKLHLNLAFNSKLRFPYSISVPNVQSRKYSHFSESSSVKGGGVSPEAYQDDDDDGLQIGDSNFDKLKEWVNIVRPFIPGGSWWNLYNAEGKQDGSPTSANPVSLPYALARMWTLVADQRWVLCTAFAALAIAAVAEISIPSILAASIFAAHSGNRDVFLGNSKLLVFLCFTSGICSGLRSGCFAVANTVLVKRMRKTLYSILLDQDFSFFRTEAVGDLTSRLGTDCQRLSHTFGGNLHLIVRNLLQGTGAFIYLVTLSWPLALSTMVICSLLSVIFLFYGRYQKKAAKLSQDYTASANEVATETLSLIRAVRAYGTERQEVERFVQQLENIALVGIRESAANGFWSMSFHSLYRFTQVLAVLLGGMSILTGHVSAELLTKYVFYCEWLIYAAWRVQDNLSSLLQSVGACEKIFLLMNLSSNDQLLSKGVKLSKLRGDIDFVNVSFHYPSQNMVPVLENMNFSIRANETTAIVGVSGSGKSTLINLLLRLYEQTDGQIFIDHFSHRELDIRWLRGKIGFVGQDPHLFNMDIKSNICYGCNRNIRQEDIEWAAKQAYAHNFISSLPNGYGTIINDNLLSRGQKQRIALARAILRDPEILVLDEATSALDAESEYYIKCFLQSFKIKTKRTVIVIAQRMSTLEAADNILVIDGGQIVEHGKHSDLLRKDGLYARLWRIQANAWA
- the LOC140007572 gene encoding uncharacterized protein; the encoded protein is MAEKEPVKSKPRPIIRLGLFLMSHSLLVSVVCCTAGILALLLLPVLAKNTYISENALMPGSASPMLSSDDVSEASRFVDKILSLDSSSASLGIEIPRLIKQHITALGGEVNYHEFRSQLNTFRPLQFFASPDPGIIQENYSCMSYGLNTVGIIRAPRGDGKEAIVIVTPYNSRKVTAGEALSLGIGYSVFSLLTRVTWLAKDIIWLASDSQYGEYAGVAAWLREYHTPFFGGLGKLHSEICCEPSGFSEFETDAILETGISDTFRHAGTMAAALVIKVADSSSEFEKDALSIYAEASNGQMPNLDLVNIVNYLAVHGQNLRVKVEKIQSFLHSWWLRGLGGLFESLGKLARSLNPQWSFGISIAEYVEGSATLASSLYNQALGVPTGPHGAFRDYQVDAITMEFSRQLSPGYRNRRTEFLMRGGRLVEGVVRSVNNLLEKFHQSFFLYLLTSPNRFVSVGVYMIAFALLVAPLPMVAASLFSDASKLGSMNEQSTSGPFSKPALKFRSWKWLHAARTVLIVQFWGAFMTLLPYFYCHIPNSSPMTRLLIWIVLLIISLLLLWLNLGSIFSHGNNTQSQRTQWAYLKSVTIAAAFTGLCLMSVINFATAEIGALLLVPMCLMTVPMKLKGWTLRTSMQVACNLVLTFLGFPPVAFVVLKGALKGFDSISIGEFWTWMEALWEWNSATYVYICMVHLPCWVLCILTLLHPC